Proteins encoded by one window of Gouania willdenowi chromosome 4, fGouWil2.1, whole genome shotgun sequence:
- the lpl2a gene encoding lipoprotein lipase isoform X1, with translation MRLWQTFWSCVVLLNAAVQDVNSLEQELSGSILGNFLDPLKDLLDHRANDTNATIARFSLRKQSHPEDDLCYIVPGKPESLAACTFNSTSKTILVIHGWTLSGMFESWLPKLVSALYEREQTANVIVVDWLESAQNHYVLAAQKTQVVGQEIARFIDWIEETTNMPLQNIHLIGYSLGAHVAGFAGSHATNKVGRITGLDPAGPDFEGEHAHRRLSPDDAHFVDVLHTFTRGSLGLSIGIQQPVGHVDIYPNGGGFQPGCNLRGALEKIANFGIFAITDAVKCEHERSIHLFIDSLLNKQEVAKAYQCGSNEVFDRGMCLSCRKRRCNTVGYDISKVRRARNVQLYTKTRSAMPFRVYHYQLKIHFSSKLNISEMEPSLTVSLYGTKAEAENMELKLNDKIMTNKTHSFLLVTEKDIGDLLMLKFKWEKTNGWSAANMLKMVSSWWTGDSDGANMEVHKIRIRAGETQQKMVFCVKDSDTPNLKHEVTFVKCKDAWRTNSKRAPRRLTLKSP, from the exons ATGAGGTTGTGGCAAACGTTTTGGTCGTGTGTGGTGCTGCTGAATGCGGCTGTGCAGGACGTGAACTCTCTGGAACAAGAGCTGTCAGGATCTATTTTAG GTAATTTCCTCGACCCTCTGAAAGACTTGTTGGACCACAGGGCAAATGACACCAATGCTACCATCGCTAGATTCTCCCTGCGCAAGCAGTCCCATCCAGAGGATGATCTGTGTTACATTGTTCCTGGAAAACCAGAGTCCCTTGCAGCCTGCACCTTCAACAGCACCTCAAAAACCATCCTAGTCATCCACGGGTGGACG CTGAGTGGTATGTTTGAGAGCTGGTTGCCAAAACTGGTGTCGGCTCTGTATGAGAGAGAGCAGACGGCCAACGTCATCGTGGTGGACTGGCTCGAATCGGCTCAGAATCACTATGTACTCGCAGCCCAGAAAACCCAAGTGGTTGGACAGGAGATCGCTCGCTTCATCGATTGGATTGAG gaaaccaCAAATATGCCTCTCCAAAACATCCACCTGATTGGCTACAGCCTTGGCGCACATGTGGCAGGATTTGCTGGCAGCCATGCAACTAATAAAGTCGGAAGAATCACAG GTTTGGATCCAGCCGGTCCAGACTTCGAGGGCGAGCATGCTCACAGGCGTCTCTCACCAGACGACGCTCACTTTGTGGATGTTCTCCACACCTTCACACGGGGCTCCCTTGGGCTCAGCATTGGCATCCAGCAGCCTGTGGGTCATGTGGATATTTACCCCAATGGAGGGGGCTTCCAGCCAGGCTGTAACCTCAGAGGAGCTCTAGAGAAGATCGCCAACTTTGGGATATTTG CCATCACAGACGCAGTGAAGTGCGAACACGAACGCTCAATCCACTTGTTCATCGACTCTCTGCtaaacaaacaggaagtagcTAAAGCTTATCAGTGCGGCAGCAACGAGGTGTTCGACCGCGGCATGTGTCTGAGCTGCCGCAAGAGACGCTGCAACACCGTGGGGTACGACATCAGCAAAGTCCGTCGGGCGCGCAATGTGCAGCTGTACACCAAGACCCGCTCCGCCATGCCCTTCAGAG tttaccATTATCAGCTAAAGATCCACTTCTCCAGTAAGCTGAATATCTCAGAGATGGAGCCCTCACTAACCGTCTCACTGTACGGCACTAAGGCAGAGGCTGAGAACATGGAGCTAAAACT aAATGATAAAATTATGACCAACAAGACACACTCATTTCTGCTGGTGACAGAGAAAGACATTGGCGAtctgttgatgctgaagtttAAATGGGAGAAGACCAACGGCTGGTCAGCAGCCAACATGCTGAAGATGGTTTCTTCCTGGTGGACCGGTGACTCCGACGGGGCCAACATGGAGGTTCACAAAATCCGTATCAGAGCTGGAGAGACCCAGCAAAA GATGGTTTTCTGTGTGAAAGACTCTGACACGCCCAACCTGAAACACGAGGTCACGTTCGTTAAATGTAAAGACGCGTGGAGGACAAATTCCAAGCGAGCTCCAAGGAG GTTAACTTTGAAAAGCCCCTGA
- the lpla gene encoding lipoprotein lipase, which translates to MGKENICFFSLWIILGKIFASFSSDLEGTTNSTTNTTTAVFVNASVTATPLPTTTQWITDYSDIVSKFSLRTVDIPDDDMCYLVPGRPETIKECEFNPETQTFIVIHGWTVTGMFESWVPKLVSALYEREPSANVIVVDWLTRANQHYPTSANYTKVVGRDVAKFVSWLQKELQLPWERIHLLGYSLGAHVAGVAGNLTDHKISRITGLDPAGPTFEHADNQNTLSRDDAQFVDVLHTNTRGSPDRSIGIQKPVGHIDIYPNGGTFQPGCDIQNTLMGIALEGIKGLQNMDQLIKCSHERSIHLFIDSLLNLQQQSMAYRCNSKDAFNKGLCLSCRKNRCNKIGYNINKVRTARSTKMYLKTRGMMPYKVFHYQVKAHFFSKDKTSFTEQPMKISLYGTHGETEDIAFVLPLLKDNSTLSFLITTDVDIGDLMIVKLRWEKDTIISWSWWGSSEFHIRKLRIKSGETQSKVIFSAKEGDFAYLVRGGENAVFVKSKEDRMSRKEKLLHKIKMQGSLFGQNEA; encoded by the exons ATGGGAAAAGAAAACATCTGTTTTTTCTCGCTTTGGATAATTTTGGGGAAAATATTTGCAAGTTTTTCTTCAGACCTTGAAGGCACCACCAAcagtactactaatactactactgctGTTTTTG TAAATGCCTCAGTCACTGCCACTCCACTGCCGACTACAACACAATGGATCACAGACTACAGTGACATCGTTTCCAAGTTCTCCCTGCGAACCGTGGACATCCCAGATGATGACATGTGTTACCTAGTGCCCGGCAGGCCAGAAACCATCAAGGAGTGTGAATTCAATCCAGAAACACAGACTTTTATTGTGATCCACGGCTGGACG GTCACTGGGATGTTTGAGAGCTGGGTGCCCAAACTGGTGTCGGCTCTGTACGAGCGTGAGCCCAGTGCTAATGTGATTGTTGTGGATTGGCTGACCCGGGCCAATCAGCACTATCCGACCTCGGCTAATTACACTAAAGTGGTTGGACGGGACGTCGCCAAGTTTGTCAGCTGGTTACaa AAAGAGCTGCAGCTGCCCTGGGAGAGGATTCATCTACTGGGTTACAGTCTGGGAGCACATGTGGCTGGAGTTGCTGGAAACCTCACGGACCATAAAATCAGCAGGATAACAG GTCTGGATCCTGCCGGTCCCACCTTCGAGCACGCTGACAACCAGAACACTCTTTCCCGGGACGATGCCCAGTTTGTGGATGTCCTGCACACCAACACCAGGGGCTCCCCTGACCGCAGCATCGGCATCCAGAAGCCTGTGGGACACATCGACATTTACCCCAACGGAGGGACCTTCCAGCCAGGCTGTGACATCCAGAATACCTTGATGGGGATTGCATTGGAAGGGATCAAGGGCCTTCAAA ACATGGACCAGCTGATCAAATGTTCTCATGAGCGCTCCATCCACCTGTTCATCGACTCCCTGCTCAACCTTCAGCAGCAAAGCATGGCCTATCGCTGCAACTCTAAAGACGCCTTCAACAAGGGGCTGTGCCTCAGCTGCAGGAAGAATCGCTGCAACAAGATCGGCTACAACATCAACAAGGTGCGCACTGCCCGGAGCACAAAGATGTACCTTAAGACTCGTGGAATGATGCCCTACAAAG TGTTCCACTACCAAGTGAAGGCACATTTCTTCAGTAAGGATAAGACGAGCTTCACAGAGCAGCCCATGAAGATTTCTCTGTATGGGACTCATGGAGAGACCGAGGACATTGCCTTTGTTCT GCCGCTACTGAAGGATAACTCCACGCTGTCCTTCCTCATCACTACCGACGTGGACATCGGCGACCTGATGATCGTGAAGCTTCGCTGGGAAAAGGACACGATCATCAGCTGGTCCTGGTGGGGCAGCAGCGAGTTCCACATTCGCAAACTTCGAATCAAGTCTGGAGAGACTCAGTCCAA GGTGATCTTTAGCGCCAAGGAAGGAGACTTTGCTTACCTCGTCAGGGGCGGAGAAAATGCCGTCTTTGTCAAGTCAAAGGAGGACAGAATGAGCCGTAAAGAAAAACT GTTGCACAAGATCAAAATGCAGGGCAGCCTGTTTGGGCAGAATGAGGCTTGA
- the lpl2a gene encoding lipoprotein lipase isoform X2 → MRLWQTFWSCVVLLNAAVQDVNSLEQELSGSILGNFLDPLKDLLDHRANDTNATIARFSLRKQSHPEDDLCYIVPGKPESLAACTFNSTSKTILVIHGWTLSGMFESWLPKLVSALYEREQTANVIVVDWLESAQNHYVLAAQKTQVVGQEIARFIDWIEETTNMPLQNIHLIGYSLGAHVAGFAGSHATNKVGRITGLDPAGPDFEGEHAHRRLSPDDAHFVDVLHTFTRGSLGLSIGIQQPVGHVDIYPNGGGFQPGCNLRGALEKIANFGIFVYHYQLKIHFSSKLNISEMEPSLTVSLYGTKAEAENMELKLNDKIMTNKTHSFLLVTEKDIGDLLMLKFKWEKTNGWSAANMLKMVSSWWTGDSDGANMEVHKIRIRAGETQQKMVFCVKDSDTPNLKHEVTFVKCKDAWRTNSKRAPRRLTLKSP, encoded by the exons ATGAGGTTGTGGCAAACGTTTTGGTCGTGTGTGGTGCTGCTGAATGCGGCTGTGCAGGACGTGAACTCTCTGGAACAAGAGCTGTCAGGATCTATTTTAG GTAATTTCCTCGACCCTCTGAAAGACTTGTTGGACCACAGGGCAAATGACACCAATGCTACCATCGCTAGATTCTCCCTGCGCAAGCAGTCCCATCCAGAGGATGATCTGTGTTACATTGTTCCTGGAAAACCAGAGTCCCTTGCAGCCTGCACCTTCAACAGCACCTCAAAAACCATCCTAGTCATCCACGGGTGGACG CTGAGTGGTATGTTTGAGAGCTGGTTGCCAAAACTGGTGTCGGCTCTGTATGAGAGAGAGCAGACGGCCAACGTCATCGTGGTGGACTGGCTCGAATCGGCTCAGAATCACTATGTACTCGCAGCCCAGAAAACCCAAGTGGTTGGACAGGAGATCGCTCGCTTCATCGATTGGATTGAG gaaaccaCAAATATGCCTCTCCAAAACATCCACCTGATTGGCTACAGCCTTGGCGCACATGTGGCAGGATTTGCTGGCAGCCATGCAACTAATAAAGTCGGAAGAATCACAG GTTTGGATCCAGCCGGTCCAGACTTCGAGGGCGAGCATGCTCACAGGCGTCTCTCACCAGACGACGCTCACTTTGTGGATGTTCTCCACACCTTCACACGGGGCTCCCTTGGGCTCAGCATTGGCATCCAGCAGCCTGTGGGTCATGTGGATATTTACCCCAATGGAGGGGGCTTCCAGCCAGGCTGTAACCTCAGAGGAGCTCTAGAGAAGATCGCCAACTTTGGGATATTTG tttaccATTATCAGCTAAAGATCCACTTCTCCAGTAAGCTGAATATCTCAGAGATGGAGCCCTCACTAACCGTCTCACTGTACGGCACTAAGGCAGAGGCTGAGAACATGGAGCTAAAACT aAATGATAAAATTATGACCAACAAGACACACTCATTTCTGCTGGTGACAGAGAAAGACATTGGCGAtctgttgatgctgaagtttAAATGGGAGAAGACCAACGGCTGGTCAGCAGCCAACATGCTGAAGATGGTTTCTTCCTGGTGGACCGGTGACTCCGACGGGGCCAACATGGAGGTTCACAAAATCCGTATCAGAGCTGGAGAGACCCAGCAAAA GATGGTTTTCTGTGTGAAAGACTCTGACACGCCCAACCTGAAACACGAGGTCACGTTCGTTAAATGTAAAGACGCGTGGAGGACAAATTCCAAGCGAGCTCCAAGGAG GTTAACTTTGAAAAGCCCCTGA